Proteins encoded by one window of Ovis canadensis isolate MfBH-ARS-UI-01 breed Bighorn chromosome 14, ARS-UI_OviCan_v2, whole genome shotgun sequence:
- the LOC138419163 gene encoding sialic acid-binding Ig-like lectin 14 isoform X10 — MVPLLLLLPLLWGGSLQELQGYELRVQESVVVQACMDVHVPCSFSYPWSSGNSWHSSDEPFIYWFREGDPHYSDAVATNDRKKRVKSETQGRFHLLGDPRDNDCSLSIQEARLSDSGVYYLRVERGRYVKYSYREKKLNLQVTEKPDIQFLEPLESGRRTPLTCSLSLVCDGPQILLFSWAGDTLDAMNPDTLHSSELTLTPRFQDHGTNLTCLVTLHGTQVTLERTVQLNVSSTPCLSAPDAPRNLRISLSFRNSTALKILQNASSVLISEGQALQLLCVADSNPPAQLSWFWGSPALESTPISSTGVLEIPQAAAGDGEVTCQAQNPLGSQQVFFSLSVQKGPPPCSSETEEQQGSWPLVLTLIRGALMGAGFLLTYGFTWTYYTSQSSSPAAFLAACWGFLLPSPHSGHFLPDGGTWTWAGGCGRGTPAAAPRDSPFLEARPHPEAPGPQHRPHL, encoded by the exons ATGgtgcccttgctgctgctgctgcccctgctgTGGGGGG GGTCCCTGCAGGAGCTTCAAGGGTATGAGCTCCGAGTGCAGGAATCAGTGGTGGTGCAGGCATGCATGGACGTCCACGTGCCCTGCTCCTTCTCCTATCCCTGGAGTTCGGGAAATTCCTGGCATTCCTCTGACGAACCCTTCATCTACTGGTTCCGGGAAGGAGACCCCCATTACAGTGATGCTGTGGCCACAAACGACCGAAAGAAACGAGTGAAGTCAGAGACCCAGGGCCGATTCCacctccttggggaccccaggGACAACGACTGCTCCCTGAGCATCCAAGAGGCCAGGCTGAGCGACTCAGGAGTCTACTACTTGCGAGTGGAGAGAGGACGATATGTGAAGTACAGTTACAGAGAGAAGAAGCTGAACTTGCAGGTGACAG AGAAACCCGACATCCAGTTCCTGGAGCCTCTGGAGTCTGGCCGCCGCACACCTCTGACCTGCAGCCTGTCGCTGGTCTGTGATGGGCCACAGATTCTCCTGTTCTCCTGGGCGGGGGACACCCTTGATGCCATGAACCCAGACACCCTCCACTCCTCGGAGCTCACCCTCACCCCGAGGTTTCAGGACCACGGCACCAACCTCACCTGTCTGGTGACACTCCATGGAACGCAGGTGACCCTGGAGAGAACCGTCCAGCTCAACGTCTCCT CAACCCCATGTCTTTCTGCCCCAGATGCCCCGAGGAACCTCCGCATCAGCCTCTCCTTCAGAAACAGCACAG CCCTCAAGATTCTGCAGAACGCCTCGTCTGTTCTCATCTCAGAGGGCCAGGCACTGCAGCTGCTGTGTGTTGCTGACAGCAACCCCCCTGCACAGCTGAGCTGGTTCTGGGGATCCCCAGCCCTGGAGTCTACCcccatctccagcaccggggTCTTGGAAATACCACAAGCAGCAGCTGGAGATGGAGAAGTCACCTGCCAAGCGCAGAACCCTCTGGGCTCCCAGCAAGTTTTCTTCAGCCTCTCTGTGCAGA aagGCCCCCCTCCCTGCAGCTCTGAGACTGAGGAGCAGCAGGGCTCCTGGCCCCTGGTCCTCACCCTGATCAGAGGGGCCCTCATGGGGGCTGGCTTCCTCCTCACCTATGGCTTCACCTGGACCTACTACACCAG CCAATCTTCATCACCTGCTGCCTTCCTGGCTGCCTGTTGgggcttcctccttccttccccacatTCGGGGCACTTCCTCCCTGATGGAGGCACCTGGACCTGGGCTGGAGGATGCGGACGTGGTACCCCTGCTGCTGCACCCAGAGACTCTCCATTCCTTGAAGCTCGCCCCCACCCCGAGGCGCCAGGACCACAGCACCGACCTCACCTGTAG
- the LOC138419163 gene encoding sialic acid-binding Ig-like lectin 14 isoform X20 produces MVPLLLLLPLLWGGSLQELQGYELRVQESVVVQACMDVHVPCSFSYPWSSGNSWHSSDEPFIYWFREGDPHYSDAVATNDRKKRVKSETQGRFHLLGDPRDNDCSLSIQEARLSDSGVYYLRVERGRYVKYSYREKKLNLQVTEKPDIQFLEPLESGRRTPLTCSLSLVCDGPQILLFSWAGDTLDAMNPDTLHSSELTLTPRFQDHGTNLTCLVTLHGTQVTLERTVQLNVSSTPCLSAPDAPRNLRISLSFRNSTALKILQNTSSLLISESQAPQLLCVADSHPLHSRAGFQGLPPWRPPPTPAPESWRCRT; encoded by the exons ATGgtgcccttgctgctgctgctgcccctgctgTGGGGGG GGTCCCTGCAGGAGCTTCAAGGGTATGAGCTCCGAGTGCAGGAATCAGTGGTGGTGCAGGCATGCATGGACGTCCACGTGCCCTGCTCCTTCTCCTATCCCTGGAGTTCGGGAAATTCCTGGCATTCCTCTGACGAACCCTTCATCTACTGGTTCCGGGAAGGAGACCCCCATTACAGTGATGCTGTGGCCACAAACGACCGAAAGAAACGAGTGAAGTCAGAGACCCAGGGCCGATTCCacctccttggggaccccaggGACAACGACTGCTCCCTGAGCATCCAAGAGGCCAGGCTGAGCGACTCAGGAGTCTACTACTTGCGAGTGGAGAGAGGACGATATGTGAAGTACAGTTACAGAGAGAAGAAGCTGAACTTGCAGGTGACAG AGAAACCCGACATCCAGTTCCTGGAGCCTCTGGAGTCTGGCCGCCGCACACCTCTGACCTGCAGCCTGTCGCTGGTCTGTGATGGGCCACAGATTCTCCTGTTCTCCTGGGCGGGGGACACCCTTGATGCCATGAACCCAGACACCCTCCACTCCTCGGAGCTCACCCTCACCCCGAGGTTTCAGGACCACGGCACCAACCTCACCTGTCTGGTGACACTCCATGGAACGCAGGTGACCCTGGAGAGAACCGTCCAGCTCAACGTCTCCT CAACCCCATGTCTTTCTGCCCCAGATGCCCCGAGGAACCTCCGCATCAGCCTCTCCTTCAGAAACAGCACAG CCCTCAAGATTCTGCAGAACACCTCGTCCCTTCTCATCTCAGAGAGCCAGGCACCACAGCTGCTGTGTGTTGCTGACAGCCACCCCCTGCACAGCAGAGCTGGTTTCCAGGGTCTCCCGCCCTGGAGGCCGCCCCCAACTCCAGCACCGGAATCCTGGAGATGCAGGACTTAG
- the LOC138419163 gene encoding sialic acid-binding Ig-like lectin 14 isoform X8, with translation MVPLLLLLPLLWGGSLQELQGYELRVQESVVVQACMDVHVPCSFSYPWSSGNSWHSSDEPFIYWFREGDPHYSDAVATNDRKKRVKSETQGRFHLLGDPRDNDCSLSIQEARLSDSGVYYLRVERGRYVKYSYREKKLNLQVTEKPDIQFLEPLESGRRTPLTCSLSLVCDGPQILLFSWAGDTLDAMNPDTLHSSELTLTPRFQDHGTNLTCLVTLHGTQVTLERTVQLNVSYAPRNLRISLSFRNSTALKILQNASSVLISEGQALQLLCVADSNPPAQLSWFWGSPALESTPISSTGVLEIPQAAAGDGEVTCQAQNPLGSQQVFFSLSVQKGPPPCSSETEEQQGSWPLVLTLIRGALMGAGFLLTYGFTWTYYTRTFGVFQLQPRLWSPPSPSSPANLHHLLPSWLPVGASSFLPHIRGTSSLMEAPGPGLEDADVVPLLLHPETLHSLKLAPTPRRQDHSTDLTCRVNLQGSQMPRGTAASASPSETAQGLF, from the exons ATGgtgcccttgctgctgctgctgcccctgctgTGGGGGG GGTCCCTGCAGGAGCTTCAAGGGTATGAGCTCCGAGTGCAGGAATCAGTGGTGGTGCAGGCATGCATGGACGTCCACGTGCCCTGCTCCTTCTCCTATCCCTGGAGTTCGGGAAATTCCTGGCATTCCTCTGACGAACCCTTCATCTACTGGTTCCGGGAAGGAGACCCCCATTACAGTGATGCTGTGGCCACAAACGACCGAAAGAAACGAGTGAAGTCAGAGACCCAGGGCCGATTCCacctccttggggaccccaggGACAACGACTGCTCCCTGAGCATCCAAGAGGCCAGGCTGAGCGACTCAGGAGTCTACTACTTGCGAGTGGAGAGAGGACGATATGTGAAGTACAGTTACAGAGAGAAGAAGCTGAACTTGCAGGTGACAG AGAAACCCGACATCCAGTTCCTGGAGCCTCTGGAGTCTGGCCGCCGCACACCTCTGACCTGCAGCCTGTCGCTGGTCTGTGATGGGCCACAGATTCTCCTGTTCTCCTGGGCGGGGGACACCCTTGATGCCATGAACCCAGACACCCTCCACTCCTCGGAGCTCACCCTCACCCCGAGGTTTCAGGACCACGGCACCAACCTCACCTGTCTGGTGACACTCCATGGAACGCAGGTGACCCTGGAGAGAACCGTCCAGCTCAACGTCTCCT ATGCCCCGAGGAACCTCCGCATCAGCCTCTCCTTCAGAAACAGCACAG CCCTCAAGATTCTGCAGAACGCCTCGTCTGTTCTCATCTCAGAGGGCCAGGCACTGCAGCTGCTGTGTGTTGCTGACAGCAACCCCCCTGCACAGCTGAGCTGGTTCTGGGGATCCCCAGCCCTGGAGTCTACCcccatctccagcaccggggTCTTGGAAATACCACAAGCAGCAGCTGGAGATGGAGAAGTCACCTGCCAAGCGCAGAACCCTCTGGGCTCCCAGCAAGTTTTCTTCAGCCTCTCTGTGCAGA aagGCCCCCCTCCCTGCAGCTCTGAGACTGAGGAGCAGCAGGGCTCCTGGCCCCTGGTCCTCACCCTGATCAGAGGGGCCCTCATGGGGGCTGGCTTCCTCCTCACCTATGGCTTCACCTGGACCTACTACACCAG aACGTTCGGTGTATTTCAGCTGCAG CCCCGCCTATGGAGTCCACCTTCCCCTTCTTCGCCAGCCAATCTTCATCACCTGCTGCCTTCCTGGCTGCCTGTTGgggcttcctccttccttccccacatTCGGGGCACTTCCTCCCTGATGGAGGCACCTGGACCTGGGCTGGAGGATGCGGACGTGGTACCCCTGCTGCTGCACCCAGAGACTCTCCATTCCTTGAAGCTCGCCCCCACCCCGAGGCGCCAGGACCACAGCACCGACCTCACCTGTAGGGTGAATCTCCAAGGATCTCAG ATGCCCCGAGGAACCGCCGCATCAGCCTCCCCTTCAGAAACAGCACAG ggccttttctaa
- the LOC138419163 gene encoding sialic acid-binding Ig-like lectin 14 isoform X9 encodes MVPLLLLLPLLWGGSLQELQGYELRVQESVVVQACMDVHVPCSFSYPWSSGNSWHSSDEPFIYWFREGDPHYSDAVATNDRKKRVKSETQGRFHLLGDPRDNDCSLSIQEARLSDSGVYYLRVERGRYVKYSYREKKLNLQVTEKPDIQFLEPLESGRRTPLTCSLSLVCDGPQILLFSWAGDTLDAMNPDTLHSSELTLTPRFQDHGTNLTCLVTLHGTQVTLERTVQLNVSYAPRNLRISLSFRNSTEGQALQLLCVADSNPPAQLSWFWGSPALESTPISSTGVLEIPQAAAGDGEVTCQAQNPLGSQQVFFSLSVQKGPPPCSSETEEQQGSWPLVLTLIRGALMGAGFLLTYGFTWTYYTRTFGVFQLQPRLWSPPSPSSPANLHHLLPSWLPVGASSFLPHIRGTSSLMEAPGPGLEDADVVPLLLHPETLHSLKLAPTPRRQDHSTDLTCRVNLQGSQMPRGTAASASPSETAQGLF; translated from the exons ATGgtgcccttgctgctgctgctgcccctgctgTGGGGGG GGTCCCTGCAGGAGCTTCAAGGGTATGAGCTCCGAGTGCAGGAATCAGTGGTGGTGCAGGCATGCATGGACGTCCACGTGCCCTGCTCCTTCTCCTATCCCTGGAGTTCGGGAAATTCCTGGCATTCCTCTGACGAACCCTTCATCTACTGGTTCCGGGAAGGAGACCCCCATTACAGTGATGCTGTGGCCACAAACGACCGAAAGAAACGAGTGAAGTCAGAGACCCAGGGCCGATTCCacctccttggggaccccaggGACAACGACTGCTCCCTGAGCATCCAAGAGGCCAGGCTGAGCGACTCAGGAGTCTACTACTTGCGAGTGGAGAGAGGACGATATGTGAAGTACAGTTACAGAGAGAAGAAGCTGAACTTGCAGGTGACAG AGAAACCCGACATCCAGTTCCTGGAGCCTCTGGAGTCTGGCCGCCGCACACCTCTGACCTGCAGCCTGTCGCTGGTCTGTGATGGGCCACAGATTCTCCTGTTCTCCTGGGCGGGGGACACCCTTGATGCCATGAACCCAGACACCCTCCACTCCTCGGAGCTCACCCTCACCCCGAGGTTTCAGGACCACGGCACCAACCTCACCTGTCTGGTGACACTCCATGGAACGCAGGTGACCCTGGAGAGAACCGTCCAGCTCAACGTCTCCT ATGCCCCGAGGAACCTCCGCATCAGCCTCTCCTTCAGAAACAGCACAG AGGGCCAGGCACTGCAGCTGCTGTGTGTTGCTGACAGCAACCCCCCTGCACAGCTGAGCTGGTTCTGGGGATCCCCAGCCCTGGAGTCTACCcccatctccagcaccggggTCTTGGAAATACCACAAGCAGCAGCTGGAGATGGAGAAGTCACCTGCCAAGCGCAGAACCCTCTGGGCTCCCAGCAAGTTTTCTTCAGCCTCTCTGTGCAGA aagGCCCCCCTCCCTGCAGCTCTGAGACTGAGGAGCAGCAGGGCTCCTGGCCCCTGGTCCTCACCCTGATCAGAGGGGCCCTCATGGGGGCTGGCTTCCTCCTCACCTATGGCTTCACCTGGACCTACTACACCAG aACGTTCGGTGTATTTCAGCTGCAG CCCCGCCTATGGAGTCCACCTTCCCCTTCTTCGCCAGCCAATCTTCATCACCTGCTGCCTTCCTGGCTGCCTGTTGgggcttcctccttccttccccacatTCGGGGCACTTCCTCCCTGATGGAGGCACCTGGACCTGGGCTGGAGGATGCGGACGTGGTACCCCTGCTGCTGCACCCAGAGACTCTCCATTCCTTGAAGCTCGCCCCCACCCCGAGGCGCCAGGACCACAGCACCGACCTCACCTGTAGGGTGAATCTCCAAGGATCTCAG ATGCCCCGAGGAACCGCCGCATCAGCCTCCCCTTCAGAAACAGCACAG ggccttttctaa
- the LOC138419163 gene encoding sialic acid-binding Ig-like lectin 14 isoform X7, producing the protein MVPLLLLLPLLWGGSLQELQGYELRVQESVVVQACMDVHVPCSFSYPWSSGNSWHSSDEPFIYWFREGDPHYSDAVATNDRKKRVKSETQGRFHLLGDPRDNDCSLSIQEARLSDSGVYYLRVERGRYVKYSYREKKLNLQVTEKPDIQFLEPLESGRRTPLTCSLSLVCDGPQILLFSWAGDTLDAMNPDTLHSSELTLTPRFQDHGTNLTCLVTLHGTQVTLERTVQLNVSSTPCLSAPDAPRNLRISLSFRNSTALKILQNASSVLISEGQALQLLCVADSNPPAQLSWFWGSPALESTPISSTGVLEIPQAAAGDGEVTCQAQNPLGSQQVFFSLSVQKGPPPCSSETEEQQGSWPLVLTLIRGALMGAGFLLTYGFTWTYYTRTFGVFQLQPRLWSPPSPSSPANLHHLLPSWLPVGASSFLPHIRGTSSLMEAPGPGLEDADVVPLLLHPETLHSLKLAPTPRRQDHSTDLTCRVNLQGSQMPRGTAASASPSETAQGLF; encoded by the exons ATGgtgcccttgctgctgctgctgcccctgctgTGGGGGG GGTCCCTGCAGGAGCTTCAAGGGTATGAGCTCCGAGTGCAGGAATCAGTGGTGGTGCAGGCATGCATGGACGTCCACGTGCCCTGCTCCTTCTCCTATCCCTGGAGTTCGGGAAATTCCTGGCATTCCTCTGACGAACCCTTCATCTACTGGTTCCGGGAAGGAGACCCCCATTACAGTGATGCTGTGGCCACAAACGACCGAAAGAAACGAGTGAAGTCAGAGACCCAGGGCCGATTCCacctccttggggaccccaggGACAACGACTGCTCCCTGAGCATCCAAGAGGCCAGGCTGAGCGACTCAGGAGTCTACTACTTGCGAGTGGAGAGAGGACGATATGTGAAGTACAGTTACAGAGAGAAGAAGCTGAACTTGCAGGTGACAG AGAAACCCGACATCCAGTTCCTGGAGCCTCTGGAGTCTGGCCGCCGCACACCTCTGACCTGCAGCCTGTCGCTGGTCTGTGATGGGCCACAGATTCTCCTGTTCTCCTGGGCGGGGGACACCCTTGATGCCATGAACCCAGACACCCTCCACTCCTCGGAGCTCACCCTCACCCCGAGGTTTCAGGACCACGGCACCAACCTCACCTGTCTGGTGACACTCCATGGAACGCAGGTGACCCTGGAGAGAACCGTCCAGCTCAACGTCTCCT CAACCCCATGTCTTTCTGCCCCAGATGCCCCGAGGAACCTCCGCATCAGCCTCTCCTTCAGAAACAGCACAG CCCTCAAGATTCTGCAGAACGCCTCGTCTGTTCTCATCTCAGAGGGCCAGGCACTGCAGCTGCTGTGTGTTGCTGACAGCAACCCCCCTGCACAGCTGAGCTGGTTCTGGGGATCCCCAGCCCTGGAGTCTACCcccatctccagcaccggggTCTTGGAAATACCACAAGCAGCAGCTGGAGATGGAGAAGTCACCTGCCAAGCGCAGAACCCTCTGGGCTCCCAGCAAGTTTTCTTCAGCCTCTCTGTGCAGA aagGCCCCCCTCCCTGCAGCTCTGAGACTGAGGAGCAGCAGGGCTCCTGGCCCCTGGTCCTCACCCTGATCAGAGGGGCCCTCATGGGGGCTGGCTTCCTCCTCACCTATGGCTTCACCTGGACCTACTACACCAG aACGTTCGGTGTATTTCAGCTGCAG CCCCGCCTATGGAGTCCACCTTCCCCTTCTTCGCCAGCCAATCTTCATCACCTGCTGCCTTCCTGGCTGCCTGTTGgggcttcctccttccttccccacatTCGGGGCACTTCCTCCCTGATGGAGGCACCTGGACCTGGGCTGGAGGATGCGGACGTGGTACCCCTGCTGCTGCACCCAGAGACTCTCCATTCCTTGAAGCTCGCCCCCACCCCGAGGCGCCAGGACCACAGCACCGACCTCACCTGTAGGGTGAATCTCCAAGGATCTCAG ATGCCCCGAGGAACCGCCGCATCAGCCTCCCCTTCAGAAACAGCACAG ggccttttctaa
- the LOC138419163 gene encoding sialic acid-binding Ig-like lectin 14 isoform X21 — translation MVPLLLLLPLLWGGSLQELQGYELRVQESVVVQACMDVHVPCSFSYPWSSGNSWHSSDEPFIYWFREGDPHYSDAVATNDRKKRVKSETQGRFHLLGDPRDNDCSLSIQEARLSDSGVYYLRVERGRYVKYSYREKKLNLQVTEKPDIQFLEPLESGRRTPLTCSLSLVCDGPQILLFSWAGDTLDAMNPDTLHSSELTLTPRFQDHGTNLTCLVTLHGTQVTLERTVQLNVSYAPRNLRISLSFRNSTALKILQNTSSLLISESQAPQLLCVADSHPLHSRAGFQGLPPWRPPPTPAPESWRCRT, via the exons ATGgtgcccttgctgctgctgctgcccctgctgTGGGGGG GGTCCCTGCAGGAGCTTCAAGGGTATGAGCTCCGAGTGCAGGAATCAGTGGTGGTGCAGGCATGCATGGACGTCCACGTGCCCTGCTCCTTCTCCTATCCCTGGAGTTCGGGAAATTCCTGGCATTCCTCTGACGAACCCTTCATCTACTGGTTCCGGGAAGGAGACCCCCATTACAGTGATGCTGTGGCCACAAACGACCGAAAGAAACGAGTGAAGTCAGAGACCCAGGGCCGATTCCacctccttggggaccccaggGACAACGACTGCTCCCTGAGCATCCAAGAGGCCAGGCTGAGCGACTCAGGAGTCTACTACTTGCGAGTGGAGAGAGGACGATATGTGAAGTACAGTTACAGAGAGAAGAAGCTGAACTTGCAGGTGACAG AGAAACCCGACATCCAGTTCCTGGAGCCTCTGGAGTCTGGCCGCCGCACACCTCTGACCTGCAGCCTGTCGCTGGTCTGTGATGGGCCACAGATTCTCCTGTTCTCCTGGGCGGGGGACACCCTTGATGCCATGAACCCAGACACCCTCCACTCCTCGGAGCTCACCCTCACCCCGAGGTTTCAGGACCACGGCACCAACCTCACCTGTCTGGTGACACTCCATGGAACGCAGGTGACCCTGGAGAGAACCGTCCAGCTCAACGTCTCCT ATGCCCCGAGGAACCTCCGCATCAGCCTCTCCTTCAGAAACAGCACAG CCCTCAAGATTCTGCAGAACACCTCGTCCCTTCTCATCTCAGAGAGCCAGGCACCACAGCTGCTGTGTGTTGCTGACAGCCACCCCCTGCACAGCAGAGCTGGTTTCCAGGGTCTCCCGCCCTGGAGGCCGCCCCCAACTCCAGCACCGGAATCCTGGAGATGCAGGACTTAG
- the LOC138419163 gene encoding sialic acid-binding Ig-like lectin 14 isoform X5 — MVPLLLLLPLLWGGSLQELQGYELRVQESVVVQACMDVHVPCSFSYPWSSGNSWHSSDEPFIYWFREGDPHYSDAVATNDRKKRVKSETQGRFHLLGDPRDNDCSLSIQEARLSDSGVYYLRVERGRYVKYSYREKKLNLQVTEKPDIQFLEPLESGRRTPLTCSLSLVCDGPQILLFSWAGDTLDAMNPDTLHSSELTLTPRFQDHGTNLTCLVTLHGTQVTLERTVQLNVSSTPCLSAPDAPRNLRISLSFRNSTALKILQNASSVLISEGQALQLLCVADSNPPAQLSWFWGSPALESTPISSTGVLEIPQAAAGDGEVTCQAQNPLGSQQVFFSLSVQKGPPPCSSETEEQQGSWPLVLTLIRGALMGAGFLLTYGFTWTYYTRTFGVFQLQPRLWSPPSPSSPANLHHLLPSWLPVGASSFLPHIRGTSSLMEAPGPGLEDADVVPLLLHPETLHSLKLAPTPRRQDHSTDLTCRVNLQGSQVTMDRATQLNVSYAPRNRRISLPFRNSTALKILQNTSSLLISESQAPQLLCVADSHPLHSRAGFQGLPPWRPPPTPAPESWRCRT, encoded by the exons ATGgtgcccttgctgctgctgctgcccctgctgTGGGGGG GGTCCCTGCAGGAGCTTCAAGGGTATGAGCTCCGAGTGCAGGAATCAGTGGTGGTGCAGGCATGCATGGACGTCCACGTGCCCTGCTCCTTCTCCTATCCCTGGAGTTCGGGAAATTCCTGGCATTCCTCTGACGAACCCTTCATCTACTGGTTCCGGGAAGGAGACCCCCATTACAGTGATGCTGTGGCCACAAACGACCGAAAGAAACGAGTGAAGTCAGAGACCCAGGGCCGATTCCacctccttggggaccccaggGACAACGACTGCTCCCTGAGCATCCAAGAGGCCAGGCTGAGCGACTCAGGAGTCTACTACTTGCGAGTGGAGAGAGGACGATATGTGAAGTACAGTTACAGAGAGAAGAAGCTGAACTTGCAGGTGACAG AGAAACCCGACATCCAGTTCCTGGAGCCTCTGGAGTCTGGCCGCCGCACACCTCTGACCTGCAGCCTGTCGCTGGTCTGTGATGGGCCACAGATTCTCCTGTTCTCCTGGGCGGGGGACACCCTTGATGCCATGAACCCAGACACCCTCCACTCCTCGGAGCTCACCCTCACCCCGAGGTTTCAGGACCACGGCACCAACCTCACCTGTCTGGTGACACTCCATGGAACGCAGGTGACCCTGGAGAGAACCGTCCAGCTCAACGTCTCCT CAACCCCATGTCTTTCTGCCCCAGATGCCCCGAGGAACCTCCGCATCAGCCTCTCCTTCAGAAACAGCACAG CCCTCAAGATTCTGCAGAACGCCTCGTCTGTTCTCATCTCAGAGGGCCAGGCACTGCAGCTGCTGTGTGTTGCTGACAGCAACCCCCCTGCACAGCTGAGCTGGTTCTGGGGATCCCCAGCCCTGGAGTCTACCcccatctccagcaccggggTCTTGGAAATACCACAAGCAGCAGCTGGAGATGGAGAAGTCACCTGCCAAGCGCAGAACCCTCTGGGCTCCCAGCAAGTTTTCTTCAGCCTCTCTGTGCAGA aagGCCCCCCTCCCTGCAGCTCTGAGACTGAGGAGCAGCAGGGCTCCTGGCCCCTGGTCCTCACCCTGATCAGAGGGGCCCTCATGGGGGCTGGCTTCCTCCTCACCTATGGCTTCACCTGGACCTACTACACCAG aACGTTCGGTGTATTTCAGCTGCAG CCCCGCCTATGGAGTCCACCTTCCCCTTCTTCGCCAGCCAATCTTCATCACCTGCTGCCTTCCTGGCTGCCTGTTGgggcttcctccttccttccccacatTCGGGGCACTTCCTCCCTGATGGAGGCACCTGGACCTGGGCTGGAGGATGCGGACGTGGTACCCCTGCTGCTGCACCCAGAGACTCTCCATTCCTTGAAGCTCGCCCCCACCCCGAGGCGCCAGGACCACAGCACCGACCTCACCTGTAGGGTGAATCTCCAAGGATCTCAGGTGACCATGGACAGAGCCACCCAGCTCAATGTCTCCT ATGCCCCGAGGAACCGCCGCATCAGCCTCCCCTTCAGAAACAGCACAG CCCTCAAGATTCTGCAGAACACCTCGTCCCTTCTCATCTCAGAGAGCCAGGCACCACAGCTGCTGTGTGTTGCTGACAGCCACCCCCTGCACAGCAGAGCTGGTTTCCAGGGTCTCCCGCCCTGGAGGCCGCCCCCAACTCCAGCACCGGAATCCTGGAGATGCAGGACTTAG
- the LOC138419163 gene encoding sialic acid-binding Ig-like lectin 14 isoform X17: MVPLLLLLPLLWGGDPHYSDAVATNDRKKRVKSETQGRFHLLGDPRDNDCSLSIQEARLSDSGVYYLRVERGRYVKYSYREKKLNLQVTEKPDIQFLEPLESGRRTPLTCSLSLVCDGPQILLFSWAGDTLDAMNPDTLHSSELTLTPRFQDHGTNLTCLVTLHGTQVTLERTVQLNVSSTPCLSAPDAPRNLRISLSFRNSTALKILQNASSVLISEGQALQLLCVADSNPPAQLSWFWGSPALESTPISSTGVLEIPQAAAGDGEVTCQAQNPLGSQQVFFSLSVQKGPPPCSSETEEQQGSWPLVLTLIRGALMGAGFLLTYGFTWTYYTRCGGH; this comes from the exons ATGgtgcccttgctgctgctgctgcccctgctgTGGGGGG GAGACCCCCATTACAGTGATGCTGTGGCCACAAACGACCGAAAGAAACGAGTGAAGTCAGAGACCCAGGGCCGATTCCacctccttggggaccccaggGACAACGACTGCTCCCTGAGCATCCAAGAGGCCAGGCTGAGCGACTCAGGAGTCTACTACTTGCGAGTGGAGAGAGGACGATATGTGAAGTACAGTTACAGAGAGAAGAAGCTGAACTTGCAGGTGACAG AGAAACCCGACATCCAGTTCCTGGAGCCTCTGGAGTCTGGCCGCCGCACACCTCTGACCTGCAGCCTGTCGCTGGTCTGTGATGGGCCACAGATTCTCCTGTTCTCCTGGGCGGGGGACACCCTTGATGCCATGAACCCAGACACCCTCCACTCCTCGGAGCTCACCCTCACCCCGAGGTTTCAGGACCACGGCACCAACCTCACCTGTCTGGTGACACTCCATGGAACGCAGGTGACCCTGGAGAGAACCGTCCAGCTCAACGTCTCCT CAACCCCATGTCTTTCTGCCCCAGATGCCCCGAGGAACCTCCGCATCAGCCTCTCCTTCAGAAACAGCACAG CCCTCAAGATTCTGCAGAACGCCTCGTCTGTTCTCATCTCAGAGGGCCAGGCACTGCAGCTGCTGTGTGTTGCTGACAGCAACCCCCCTGCACAGCTGAGCTGGTTCTGGGGATCCCCAGCCCTGGAGTCTACCcccatctccagcaccggggTCTTGGAAATACCACAAGCAGCAGCTGGAGATGGAGAAGTCACCTGCCAAGCGCAGAACCCTCTGGGCTCCCAGCAAGTTTTCTTCAGCCTCTCTGTGCAGA aagGCCCCCCTCCCTGCAGCTCTGAGACTGAGGAGCAGCAGGGCTCCTGGCCCCTGGTCCTCACCCTGATCAGAGGGGCCCTCATGGGGGCTGGCTTCCTCCTCACCTATGGCTTCACCTGGACCTACTACACCAG GTGTGGCGGCCACTAG